The proteins below are encoded in one region of Ascaphus truei isolate aAscTru1 chromosome 10, aAscTru1.hap1, whole genome shotgun sequence:
- the LOC142503889 gene encoding flavin-containing monooxygenase 5-like, with protein sequence MVKRVAVIGAGSSGLAAIKCCLDEGLEPTCFEKREDIGGLWRYKDDPEDGRASIYKSVIINTSKEMMCYSDYPVPDNYPNYMHNTKIMEYFRMYAQHFSLIKYIRFKTGVCSVKKCPDFSTTGQWIVTTEREGKQEMSVFDAILICSGHHTFPNLPVASFPGIKKFRGQYLHSRDYKGPDGFHGKRVLVIGIGNSGGDIAVELSRTAQQVFLSTRRGAWIVNRISDNGYPVDIVKLSRFLYMMQNALPSFLTNYIAEKGLNERFNHGNYGLLPRHRYLSQHPTINDDLPNRIMSGQVQVKPNVKEFNETEAIFEDGTVENDIHAVIFATGYSFSFPFCEEFVLRVRDNKISLYKYVFPPDLEKPTLAVVGLIQPIGAVMPISELQSRLATRVFKGLVRLPTVENMMLDITQKKQKMETRYVVSQRHTIQVDYVEYMDELATLAGVKPNVFRLILTDPRLALEVFFGPSTPYQYRLMGPGKWNGARKAIITQWDRIITPTKTRVLDSSAGVLSFLPGLKVFAVLTLIAAIFLHFNMCC encoded by the exons ATGGTTAAGAGAGTTGCTGTGATTGGAGCTGGGTCCAGCGGGTTGGCTGCCATTAAGTGCTGCCTAGATGAAGGTCTGGAGCCTACATGCTTTGAAAAGAGGGAGGACATTGGAGGGCTCTGGAGATACAAG GATGATCCTGAGGATGGCAGAGCCAGTATCTACAAGTCAGTGATCATCAACACCTCCAAGGAGATGATGTGTTACAGTGATTATCCTGTCCCAGACAATTACCCAAACTACATGCATAACACCAAGATTATGGAATACTTCCGCATGTATGCGCAACACTTCAGCCTGATTAAATACATCCGTTTTAAG ACTGGCGTTTGCAGTGTCAAAAAATGTCCTGATTTCTCCACCACCGGCCAATGGATTGTCACAACCGAAAGAGAGGGGAAGCAAGAGATGAGTGTCTTTGATGCTATACTGATCTGCAGTGGACACCATACATTTCCCAATTTACCTGTGGCTTCCTTTCCAG GAATAAAGAAGTTTAGAGGTCAGTATCTCCACAGCCGAGACTACAAGGGTCCTGATGGGTTTCACGGGAAAAGAGTCCTAGTGATCGGAATTGGGAACTCTGGTGGGGATATTGCAGTGGAACTGAGCAGAACAGCACAGCAG GTGTTCCTCAGCACTAGAAGAGGTGCATGGATTGTGAATCGTATCTCTGATAATGGGTACCCTGTGGACATTGTAAAGTTATCTCGCTTCTTATATATGATGCAGAATGCTCTGCCTTCCTTTCTGACCAATTATATTGCAGAAAAAGGCCTTAATGAAAGGTTTAACCATGGAAACTATGGACTCTTACCCCGACACAG GTACTTAAGTCAACACCCAACCATCAATGACGATCTTCCTAACCGCATCATGTCAGGTCAAGTGCAGGTGAAACCCAATGTGAAGGAGTTCAACGAGACAGAGGCCATCTTTGAAGATGGAACAGTGGAGAATGATATCCATGCAGTCATCTTTGCTACAGGGTACAGCTTTTCTTTCCCCTTCTGTGAAGAGTTTGTCCTCAGAGTCAGAGATAATAAGATCTCATTGTACAAATATGTCTTCCCTCCTGATCTGGAGAAGCCTACACTGGCAGTAGTTGGACTCATCCAGCCCATTGGCGCCGTCATGCCTATTTCTGAGCTCCAGTCTCGCTTGGCCACCAGAGTCTTTAAGG GGTTAGTCAGACTGCCTACAGTGGAAAATATGATGTTGGACATTACACAGAAGAAGCAGAAGATGGAAACGCG CTACGTTGTGAGCCAACGCCACACTATACAAGTCGACTATGTTGAATACATGGATGAACTTGCCACACTTGCTGGTGTGAAGCCCAACGTGTTCAGACTGATCCTCACAGACCCAAGGTTGGCCTTGGAGGTGTTCTTCGGTCCAAGTACACCATACCAGTATCGTCTGATGGGGCCAGGCAAGTGGAATGGAGCCAGAAAAGCCATCATTACCCAGTGGGACCGCATCATCACGCCAACAAAAACGCGTGTTCTAGATAGTTCTGCTGGGGTCCTATCATTTCTGCCGGGGCTAAAAGTCTTTGCTGTTTTGACTCTCATAGCAGCTATTTTTCTTCACTTTAACATGTGTTGTTAA